In the genome of Saprospira sp. CCB-QB6, one region contains:
- the nth gene encoding endonuclease III: MPKRKRPGRYPSHKTVSKNIRKWLDELYPETPIPLEHTDNYSLLVAVLLSAQCTDARVNTVTPILFEKASTPAEMIKLPVAEIERIIRPCGLAPRKSKAISKLSQILLEEYQGEVPESFEALEKLPGVGHKTASVVMSQGFGHPAFPVDTHIHRLAWRWQLSNGKSVEQTEKDLKALFPKKSWNKLHLQIIFFGREYCPARGHNPYDCPICSKYGRQELFEEFDKKA; encoded by the coding sequence ATGCCCAAAAGAAAACGCCCTGGCCGTTATCCTAGCCATAAAACAGTGAGCAAAAATATACGGAAATGGCTGGATGAGCTTTATCCAGAAACGCCTATTCCACTAGAACATACCGATAATTACAGTTTGTTGGTGGCCGTTTTGCTCTCGGCCCAATGTACAGACGCTAGAGTGAATACCGTTACGCCCATTCTGTTTGAAAAGGCCAGCACGCCAGCCGAAATGATTAAATTGCCCGTTGCCGAAATCGAGCGAATTATTCGGCCCTGTGGCCTGGCCCCCCGAAAATCTAAGGCCATTTCTAAACTCTCTCAAATTCTGCTAGAGGAATACCAAGGTGAAGTGCCCGAAAGCTTTGAGGCCCTAGAAAAATTGCCTGGCGTGGGCCACAAAACGGCCTCTGTAGTCATGTCTCAAGGATTTGGTCATCCCGCCTTTCCTGTGGATACTCACATTCATCGTTTGGCTTGGCGCTGGCAATTGAGCAATGGAAAATCAGTAGAGCAGACAGAAAAAGACCTAAAAGCATTATTTCCTAAGAAAAGTTGGAACAAATTGCACCTGCAAATCATTTTCTTTGGTCGAGAGTACTGTCCCGCAAGAGGACACAACCCTTATGACTGTCCCATTTGTAGTAAATACGGCCGCCAAGAACTATTTGAGGAATTTGATAAAAAGGCCTAA